One window from the genome of Microbulbifer sp. ALW1 encodes:
- a CDS encoding ABC transporter ATP-binding protein yields MTDVLIQARNLSRTYHNGREQICVLQGLSLELRAGESVAVIGPSGSGKSTLLNLLNGLLPPDSGELQLFGRAHSLLADSDWAELRRTRIATLFQDGNLIPTLTVSRNIAFRAGLAGLQEHEGRALLERLDIADTAHRYPDQLSGGQRQRAALACAFAMRPALILADEPTGSLDYATAQRVAPLFFDAIRERALGALIVTHNPELAQRCDRILELREGALRPWDSAVSS; encoded by the coding sequence ATGACCGATGTGCTAATACAGGCCCGTAACCTCAGCCGCACATACCACAACGGACGCGAACAGATTTGCGTGCTGCAGGGGTTATCGCTCGAACTTCGCGCTGGTGAGTCGGTGGCGGTGATCGGCCCTTCTGGCTCTGGTAAAAGCACTTTGTTGAACCTGTTGAACGGCCTGCTTCCACCGGATAGCGGCGAACTGCAGCTGTTCGGCCGCGCGCATTCTCTGCTTGCGGATAGCGATTGGGCCGAATTGCGCCGCACCCGTATCGCTACATTGTTTCAGGATGGCAACCTGATCCCCACGCTCACGGTTTCCCGCAATATTGCTTTTCGCGCTGGGCTCGCCGGCTTGCAAGAACATGAGGGTAGGGCGCTGCTGGAGCGGTTGGATATTGCGGACACCGCACACCGTTATCCCGATCAACTCTCCGGTGGCCAGCGCCAGCGTGCGGCGCTGGCCTGTGCTTTTGCCATGCGCCCGGCCCTGATACTTGCCGACGAACCCACCGGCAGCCTCGACTACGCCACCGCCCAGCGTGTGGCACCGCTGTTTTTTGACGCGATTCGCGAGCGCGCGCTGGGCGCGTTGATCGTTACCCATAATCCGGAGCTAGCCCAGCGCTGCGATCGGATCCTCGAACTGCGGGAAGGAGCCCTGCGTCCATGGGACTCGGCCGTGTCTTCCTGA
- a CDS encoding tRNA-uridine aminocarboxypropyltransferase: protein MPREICPSCQRPLKVCYCSALVHIPNRIKVLIIQHPQEEKHPFNTGRMAHLCLENSELIVAETLPEQALARLLEPRSALLYPSLSWLPEVPQMEAGTPQAEGLEQLVVIDATWRKSKKILHLHPVLQQLPQVSFEGALSSEYQIRHSSLENSLSTIESIAAAMAQFEPEGDFQRILRPFKRMVALQTMNVGE, encoded by the coding sequence ATGCCACGCGAAATCTGCCCGAGCTGCCAGCGCCCCCTCAAGGTCTGCTATTGCAGCGCGCTGGTGCACATCCCCAATCGAATCAAGGTGCTCATCATACAGCACCCTCAGGAGGAGAAGCACCCGTTCAACACTGGGCGCATGGCGCACCTGTGTTTGGAAAACAGTGAGTTGATTGTGGCAGAGACCTTGCCGGAGCAAGCGCTGGCGCGGCTGTTGGAGCCCCGATCGGCGCTGCTCTATCCATCCCTGAGCTGGCTGCCGGAAGTACCGCAGATGGAAGCGGGAACGCCTCAGGCTGAGGGGTTGGAACAGCTGGTGGTCATTGATGCCACCTGGCGGAAGTCCAAGAAAATATTGCATCTACACCCTGTGTTACAGCAGTTGCCCCAGGTCAGTTTTGAAGGTGCGCTGAGTTCGGAATACCAGATTCGTCACTCGTCACTTGAGAACAGTTTGTCGACCATCGAAAGCATTGCGGCGGCGATGGCGCAGTTTGAGCCGGAGGGGGACTTTCAGCGAATTCTGCGCCCCTTCAAAAGGATGGTCGCGCTGCAAACAATGAATGTTGGCGAGTGA